The Clarias gariepinus isolate MV-2021 ecotype Netherlands chromosome 26, CGAR_prim_01v2, whole genome shotgun sequence sequence TTGTTGGTAAATAATTAGATTGTCCTGGAAATATACCATTAATACATTATACCATAAATGTACCAACATTTAACAATATCATGTAAATTTTTCAATGTACtaacaaaatattacaatatattccaTTTCATTAAGTATTCTTCTTGTTtccgttttattttttttattcctttttatcCTTCTAGCATGATCCAGTGTTTTGCCTGTACTCGTGCAACCTGGAAGCACACATGTAAAAGATACCTGCAATGCAAAcatacacagcaaaaaaaaaaacaataggaaCATTTATGGTATTCATGAAACATGGCCTGtgtaattaatatttacatattttcctATACCTACAATGAAGGTAATTAGCATAGCAACCCAGGTAAGTATAAAGGACCAGGAAAAGCGCCAGACAGAAAAGAGCTTTCCCAGAAGGTTATATTATCAAatgtcaaaatcttaaaaaaaagtgctcaACATTGTGCTTTCATGGATTTTTACCTGCACTTTGGGTTGACCGatatatttttagataaaacaccATATTTCCACAACACCACAACATCATCATAACAGCTTTAGTCCACCATTGacttaatgaagaaaaaaagcaatgagTCAGTTACAtgactgatatactgtacagtgtaacctcagattgcgagttacgcagtttgcgagtgttccgcataACGAGGAAAGATTtggaataaattttgacttggaaacgaacaagtcttggtttacgagtaccgagtatcatgtatcccGTGCTCACAACTGAGCCatcggtttttctctcttttgtgctgctgaattgtgggtaatcgcctcccctgctgggtcttagtgcgcgtctcttactggtataatcagcatccgtgcacgtgtgtactgttttttataacactgtgaccccgtctgtgcgcgtaaaacatctttcattttgtgtctgtatgcgtgtgtgtgcagccgtgtgatgaataaagcaaaagcaagtctcattagagagattaaaaatccattttctttttctgctcaaggctcagcctgctctttgacacacacacacacactctctctctctctgcactacacagaaacactgctctgtcgagATTCTTTTTAAacgtaaagtgcaggtaaatttgttttatttttactttacagcagtgattccgttagtttgtcgctcaatcgagtgtcagagagattttttgtttatttttccgaatAAACAGTGCTTTCattgtgaaaagagtggaggaagtgtaactgtgtaagatgaaaagggggagaggggggcttactttagatttacacacacacacacacatacacagcgcctgcgcgaaCTACCGGAAAAACTTATCTgtcgcttccagaacgaattatgctcgtaatccaaggttccactgtatatgtgtgcatgtaCCATATATACGTAGACGAATACACTCCATGTGCtgcatgatgttttttatttttgttccacCAGTGTTCTGCAGTCATTAAAAAGAGAGGCCGCCAGATGACAACCACCCAGAATATAATCCCCCAGGTGCTTCTTGCTGCCTACATTATAACCTTCTTAATCGGCCTACCAGCTAATATCCTGGCAATGTACGCTTTTATTATAAAGCTCATCAAAAAGCCCACACCCACAGATGTCCTCCTGCTGAATCTGACTCTCTCTGATCTCCTCTTCTTGGTTTTCCTACCACTGAAGATGTATGAGGCGGCATCGGGCATGAAGTGGTACCTTTCCCAGGACTTGTGTGCTATCATGTCATTTGTCTTTTTCAGCACCATCTATGTCAGCTCACTGTTACTGATGGCTATTAGTATTGACCGCTACTTGGGAGTGGCTTTTCCATTGACCTACAGAAAATTTCGCAAGATTCTTTATGCCATCTCTGTCAGTTTTTTTATCTGGCTGTTCGGTGGTGCACACTGCACAATTGTGTTTTTTGGCATCTATATGAGACATGACAACAACACTACAAACAATCAAACCTGCTATGAGAACTTCAGCaatgaacagaaaaagaaagtacTTCCAGTGCGCTTGGAGCTTTTTGTAGTTCTATTTTTGGTACCTTTAGCTATATGcatgttctgttattttaaatgcatcTGGATCCTTTACCATAAGCCCTGCATTACGAAGGAGAAGAAGCAAAGGGCCATTGGAATGGCGCTGGGTACCTTAATTGTCTACTTGATTTGCTTTTTGCCTTACAACACCTCTCATTTGGTGGGCTTTCTCGAAAATCACAGCCCAGAGTGGAGGTACTACACGCTGCTCTTAAGCACCTTGAACGCCTGCCTTGACCCTATTATCTTCTATTTCTCATCTACCATGTTTCGCAACAcagctaaattttatttctggaAAGTTTTTTCATTTAAGTGCACACTAGGCTTAAACACCCCTCACATCCCTCACACCCCACATACCCCTCACAATTTGAGCATTGAGCGAGATTCTGTCTCTAATCATGACCATGACCATGACAATAGCAGCAACAGaaacttaaaatatattacataattGTACAATGATTttactctttattttttaaagttctgAATGTTTTAGCTAAGTTCATGAGCTGAGACACATCCTAATAATcctaatatatttttctttctttttgcttgatttaatatatatacatatttatatataatacagaGCTGTATTTTTCTAGTCCTAAACCATTTCTCTTTGATTTGCCTTACAGTTACTCTTACAATTGTAGGCCAAAATTTTATGAATTATAACcaattttcttaaaataatgtaatCTTCAGATGTCAAGCTATATACATTTTCTGACACAGAAAGGTTTTTAAGAAACATCTTTTCTTTTATGAGACCAGAAAACAATTTCACTTTGCGATGAGCTGCATTACAATACACAAATATAGCTATTTCTAT is a genomic window containing:
- the LOC128513833 gene encoding free fatty acid receptor 2-like codes for the protein MTTTQNIIPQVLLAAYIITFLIGLPANILAMYAFIIKLIKKPTPTDVLLLNLTLSDLLFLVFLPLKMYEAASGMKWYLSQDLCAIMSFVFFSTIYVSSLLLMAISIDRYLGVAFPLTYRKFRKILYAISVSFFIWLFGGAHCTIVFFGIYMRHDNNTTNNQTCYENFSNEQKKKVLPVRLELFVVLFLVPLAICMFCYFKCIWILYHKPCITKEKKQRAIGMALGTLIVYLICFLPYNTSHLVGFLENHSPEWRYYTLLLSTLNACLDPIIFYFSSTMFRNTAKFYFWKVFSFKCTLGLNTPHIPHTPHTPHNLSIERDSVSNHDHDHDNSSNRNLKYIT